One part of the Vicia villosa cultivar HV-30 ecotype Madison, WI linkage group LG6, Vvil1.0, whole genome shotgun sequence genome encodes these proteins:
- the LOC131610057 gene encoding transcription factor PIF1-like isoform X1, with amino-acid sequence MDQQGLLRPKKPFIADDEIIELLWQNGQVVTQTQNNRHINKPPPVTNSDDSTPGGRENQHLFMQEGEMASWLHYPNDDDSPFDPSFCADFTMITPQRRSEPVPPNFAYFARHGVRAEPEPLSRRESTIVDSCDTPAVMLTAVSETLRSSAEPTEVETGLTAPSTTFDEPDGSSSDVEPVREVAERDRKRKGREEEEWKYQNEDIDFEYAEAKNKTSGTSTKRSRAAEVHSLSERRRRDRINEKMKALQELIPRSNKSDKASMLDEAIEYLKSLQLQVQRIHHMQMMSMGCGMVPMMFPGIQQCMPSIGMGINRPVMPFPNMFSGSVLPANFGPRFTIPPFHTPHVPTPDSFTMSAANLVDKNMPTSVGTHDSNKSGIPNVTDPYPQYLGPHQTQFQLMQNQTMNQPNASKLESRQSGVGTCGVWKGGIANLGPKFASNAEPENTLGNDITDMFIPIPIGVHILLYFGKHHRYHATSDGHHLHNLYAMFKK; translated from the exons ATGGATCAACAAGGGTTACTTCGCCCTAAGAAACCCTTCAT TGCAGACGATGAGATCATAGAGCTACTATGGCAAAACGGTCAAGTTGTCACGCAGACTCAAAACAACCGCCATATCAACAAACCACCGCCGGTGACAAACTCTGACGACTCCACTCCCGGCGGAAGGGAGAATCAACATCTCTTCATGCAAGAAGGAGAAATGGCTTCGTGGCTTCATTATCCTAATGATGATGATTCTCCTTTCGATCCATCTTTCTGCGCCGATTTTACCATGATAACTCCACAACGGAGGTCCGAGCCGGTGCCTCCGAACTTCGCATACTTTGCGAGGCACGGTGTTAGAGCTGAACCAGAACCGTTGTCTAGAAGGGAATCAACAATAGTAGATTCGTGTGACACGCCGGCTGTGATGCTAACGGCGGTATCGGAGACGCTAAGAAGCTCAGCTGAGCCAACGGAAGTAGAAACCGGCTTGACGGCGCCTTCAACGACGTTTGACGAACCAGATGGTTCGAGTAGCGATGTAGAACCGGTTCGGGAGGTAGCGGAACGGGACCGGAAGCGGAAGGGAAGGGAGGAAGAGGAATGGAAGTATCAAAACGAG GATATTGATTTTGAATATGCGGAAGCCAAAAATAAAACCAGTGGAACATCAACAAAGAGATCTCGTGCTGCTGAGGTCCATAGTCTCTCAGAGAGG AGGCGCCGTGATCGGATTAATGAAAAGATGAAAGCTCTGCAAGAACTTATACCTCGATCTAATAAG TCTGACAAAGCGTCTATGCTGGATGAGGCAATTGAGTACTTGAAGTCACTGCAGTTACAAGTTCAG AGAATACATCATATGCAGATGATGTCCATGGGATGTGGCATGGTACCAATGATGTTTCCTGGAATCCAGCAGTGTATGCCATCAATTGGAATGGGAATAAACAGGCCAGTAATGCCGTTTCCCAATATGTTTTCTGGTTCTGTTTTGCCTGCAAATTTTGGACCAAGGTTCACAATACCTCCTTTCCACACGCCGCATGTTCCTACACCTGATTCATTCACAATGTCAGCAGCAAATCTGGTAGATAAGAACATGCCCACATCAGTTGGAACACATGATTCAAATAAGTCAGGTATCCCAAACGTCACTGATCCTTATCCACAATACCTTGGACCTCACCAGACGCAGTTTCAGTTAATGCAG AATCAGACAATGAACCAACCAAATGCCAGCAAGTTAGAAAGCCGCCAGTCAG GTGTAGGAACATGCGGCGTGTGGAAAGGAGGCATTGCGAACCTTGGTCCAAAATTTGCAAGCAATGCAGAACCAGAAAACACATTAGGAAACGACATTACTGACATGTTTATTCCCATTCCAATTGGTGTCCATATACTGTTGTATTTCGGGAAACATCATAGGTACCATGCCACATCCGATGGACATCATCTGCATAACTTGTACGCTATGTTTAAGAAATGA
- the LOC131610057 gene encoding transcription factor PIF1-like isoform X2 has protein sequence MDQQGLLRPKKPFIADDEIIELLWQNGQVVTQTQNNRHINKPPPVTNSDDSTPGGRENQHLFMQEGEMASWLHYPNDDDSPFDPSFCADFTMITPQRRSEPVPPNFAYFARHGVRAEPEPLSRRESTIVDSCDTPAVMLTAVSETLRSSAEPTEVETGLTAPSTTFDEPDGSSSDVEPVREVAERDRKRKGREEEEWKYQNEDIDFEYAEAKNKTSGTSTKRSRAAEVHSLSERRRRDRINEKMKALQELIPRSNKSDKASMLDEAIEYLKSLQLQVQMMSMGCGMVPMMFPGIQQCMPSIGMGINRPVMPFPNMFSGSVLPANFGPRFTIPPFHTPHVPTPDSFTMSAANLVDKNMPTSVGTHDSNKSGIPNVTDPYPQYLGPHQTQFQLMQNQTMNQPNASKLESRQSGVGTCGVWKGGIANLGPKFASNAEPENTLGNDITDMFIPIPIGVHILLYFGKHHRYHATSDGHHLHNLYAMFKK, from the exons ATGGATCAACAAGGGTTACTTCGCCCTAAGAAACCCTTCAT TGCAGACGATGAGATCATAGAGCTACTATGGCAAAACGGTCAAGTTGTCACGCAGACTCAAAACAACCGCCATATCAACAAACCACCGCCGGTGACAAACTCTGACGACTCCACTCCCGGCGGAAGGGAGAATCAACATCTCTTCATGCAAGAAGGAGAAATGGCTTCGTGGCTTCATTATCCTAATGATGATGATTCTCCTTTCGATCCATCTTTCTGCGCCGATTTTACCATGATAACTCCACAACGGAGGTCCGAGCCGGTGCCTCCGAACTTCGCATACTTTGCGAGGCACGGTGTTAGAGCTGAACCAGAACCGTTGTCTAGAAGGGAATCAACAATAGTAGATTCGTGTGACACGCCGGCTGTGATGCTAACGGCGGTATCGGAGACGCTAAGAAGCTCAGCTGAGCCAACGGAAGTAGAAACCGGCTTGACGGCGCCTTCAACGACGTTTGACGAACCAGATGGTTCGAGTAGCGATGTAGAACCGGTTCGGGAGGTAGCGGAACGGGACCGGAAGCGGAAGGGAAGGGAGGAAGAGGAATGGAAGTATCAAAACGAG GATATTGATTTTGAATATGCGGAAGCCAAAAATAAAACCAGTGGAACATCAACAAAGAGATCTCGTGCTGCTGAGGTCCATAGTCTCTCAGAGAGG AGGCGCCGTGATCGGATTAATGAAAAGATGAAAGCTCTGCAAGAACTTATACCTCGATCTAATAAG TCTGACAAAGCGTCTATGCTGGATGAGGCAATTGAGTACTTGAAGTCACTGCAGTTACAAGTTCAG ATGATGTCCATGGGATGTGGCATGGTACCAATGATGTTTCCTGGAATCCAGCAGTGTATGCCATCAATTGGAATGGGAATAAACAGGCCAGTAATGCCGTTTCCCAATATGTTTTCTGGTTCTGTTTTGCCTGCAAATTTTGGACCAAGGTTCACAATACCTCCTTTCCACACGCCGCATGTTCCTACACCTGATTCATTCACAATGTCAGCAGCAAATCTGGTAGATAAGAACATGCCCACATCAGTTGGAACACATGATTCAAATAAGTCAGGTATCCCAAACGTCACTGATCCTTATCCACAATACCTTGGACCTCACCAGACGCAGTTTCAGTTAATGCAG AATCAGACAATGAACCAACCAAATGCCAGCAAGTTAGAAAGCCGCCAGTCAG GTGTAGGAACATGCGGCGTGTGGAAAGGAGGCATTGCGAACCTTGGTCCAAAATTTGCAAGCAATGCAGAACCAGAAAACACATTAGGAAACGACATTACTGACATGTTTATTCCCATTCCAATTGGTGTCCATATACTGTTGTATTTCGGGAAACATCATAGGTACCATGCCACATCCGATGGACATCATCTGCATAACTTGTACGCTATGTTTAAGAAATGA
- the LOC131610057 gene encoding transcription factor PIF1-like isoform X3: MDQQGLLRPKKPFIADDEIIELLWQNGQVVTQTQNNRHINKPPPVTNSDDSTPGGRENQHLFMQEGEMASWLHYPNDDDSPFDPSFCADFTMITPQRRSEPVPPNFAYFARHGVRAEPEPLSRRESTIVDSCDTPAVMLTAVSETLRSSAEPTEVETGLTAPSTTFDEPDGSSSDVEPVREVAERDRKRKGREEEEWKYQNEDIDFEYAEAKNKTSGTSTKRSRAAEVHSLSERRRRDRINEKMKALQELIPRSNKSDKASMLDEAIEYLKSLQLQVQRIHHMQMMSMGCGMVPMMFPGIQQCMPSIGMGINRPVMPFPNMFSGSVLPANFGPRFTIPPFHTPHVPTPDSFTMSAANLVDKNMPTSVGTHDSNKSGIPNVTDPYPQYLGPHQTQFQLMQNQTMNQPNASKLESRQSGDK, translated from the exons ATGGATCAACAAGGGTTACTTCGCCCTAAGAAACCCTTCAT TGCAGACGATGAGATCATAGAGCTACTATGGCAAAACGGTCAAGTTGTCACGCAGACTCAAAACAACCGCCATATCAACAAACCACCGCCGGTGACAAACTCTGACGACTCCACTCCCGGCGGAAGGGAGAATCAACATCTCTTCATGCAAGAAGGAGAAATGGCTTCGTGGCTTCATTATCCTAATGATGATGATTCTCCTTTCGATCCATCTTTCTGCGCCGATTTTACCATGATAACTCCACAACGGAGGTCCGAGCCGGTGCCTCCGAACTTCGCATACTTTGCGAGGCACGGTGTTAGAGCTGAACCAGAACCGTTGTCTAGAAGGGAATCAACAATAGTAGATTCGTGTGACACGCCGGCTGTGATGCTAACGGCGGTATCGGAGACGCTAAGAAGCTCAGCTGAGCCAACGGAAGTAGAAACCGGCTTGACGGCGCCTTCAACGACGTTTGACGAACCAGATGGTTCGAGTAGCGATGTAGAACCGGTTCGGGAGGTAGCGGAACGGGACCGGAAGCGGAAGGGAAGGGAGGAAGAGGAATGGAAGTATCAAAACGAG GATATTGATTTTGAATATGCGGAAGCCAAAAATAAAACCAGTGGAACATCAACAAAGAGATCTCGTGCTGCTGAGGTCCATAGTCTCTCAGAGAGG AGGCGCCGTGATCGGATTAATGAAAAGATGAAAGCTCTGCAAGAACTTATACCTCGATCTAATAAG TCTGACAAAGCGTCTATGCTGGATGAGGCAATTGAGTACTTGAAGTCACTGCAGTTACAAGTTCAG AGAATACATCATATGCAGATGATGTCCATGGGATGTGGCATGGTACCAATGATGTTTCCTGGAATCCAGCAGTGTATGCCATCAATTGGAATGGGAATAAACAGGCCAGTAATGCCGTTTCCCAATATGTTTTCTGGTTCTGTTTTGCCTGCAAATTTTGGACCAAGGTTCACAATACCTCCTTTCCACACGCCGCATGTTCCTACACCTGATTCATTCACAATGTCAGCAGCAAATCTGGTAGATAAGAACATGCCCACATCAGTTGGAACACATGATTCAAATAAGTCAGGTATCCCAAACGTCACTGATCCTTATCCACAATACCTTGGACCTCACCAGACGCAGTTTCAGTTAATGCAG AATCAGACAATGAACCAACCAAATGCCAGCAAGTTAGAAAGCCGCCAGTCAG GAGATAAATGA